One window from the genome of Synechococcus sp. PROS-7-1 encodes:
- a CDS encoding S9 family peptidase, translating into MHNPLKGGSAVLKKGFLLGTVLLVGAIGTLSSPVRPVLAGSPPPLIPREVLFGNPEIAGVSLSPDGQRIAYLAPSGGVLNLWVRDLDGDAPARVLTQKRDRPQRAASWTADGRYLISSRDADGDENTVLVRIDPRSGEATDLTPAKGVKAILVAGDQDAPSELVVGLNDRDPRFHDLYVIDVNTGQRRLLYRSTDDGRNVSVDWIDGAWQPVLRSQVLPDGGSAWELRLPGEADWRPFLTFSFEDTISASGPSAFTRDGQWLYGILSTDEEIPRLVRWSRDHLKTCGDDCTPELVYRSSAGALGGALSDPETGLPVALNEVDLRRRLVVLDPSIQQDVDQLKRLAGTKDFSVVDQDLNDRRWLVVVGSDDQGPQYLLWDRDRQQSRRLFSVQPRLDDYELRPMESLNLQARDGRRLPSYLTRTALGANDSPGPLVLLVHGGPQARDYWGLNPTHQLLANRGYHVLSVNYRGSTGFGKAHLLAGEGEWYARMQDDLVDAVRWAVEEGIADPDRIAIMGASYGGYASLAGLTRDPELFAAAIAEVGPSNVRTLLESIPPYWESARVIFERMIGVGSVDLDAISPIRHVDRIQRPLLLVHGANDPRVKLSESETIAEAMVARQLPVDFVVFPDEGHGLSNPRNALALTALVEAFLSEHLGGRAQPFGDVLDQSSMQWRQRALQRSGS; encoded by the coding sequence GTGCACAATCCACTTAAAGGTGGATCGGCTGTGTTGAAGAAAGGATTTCTGCTCGGCACAGTTCTGTTGGTTGGAGCAATCGGGACCCTCTCTTCCCCGGTGCGTCCGGTGCTGGCAGGGTCCCCCCCGCCTCTCATCCCCCGGGAGGTGTTGTTCGGTAATCCTGAGATCGCTGGCGTCTCGCTCAGCCCGGATGGCCAGCGCATTGCCTACCTGGCGCCCTCCGGTGGTGTGCTGAATCTCTGGGTTCGAGATCTCGATGGCGACGCTCCGGCCCGCGTTCTCACCCAGAAACGGGATCGACCACAGCGCGCTGCCAGTTGGACTGCGGATGGCCGCTATCTGATCTCATCCAGGGATGCTGATGGCGATGAGAACACCGTGCTGGTTCGCATCGATCCCAGGAGTGGCGAAGCCACCGACCTCACGCCTGCCAAAGGTGTGAAGGCGATTCTGGTGGCTGGTGATCAGGACGCTCCCTCCGAGCTTGTGGTGGGTCTCAATGATCGTGACCCCCGGTTTCACGATCTGTATGTCATCGATGTGAACACCGGCCAGCGCCGCCTGCTGTATCGCTCCACCGACGACGGACGCAATGTGTCGGTGGATTGGATCGACGGGGCTTGGCAGCCGGTGTTGCGCTCTCAGGTGCTCCCAGACGGCGGCAGTGCCTGGGAACTGCGGCTGCCGGGTGAGGCCGACTGGAGGCCCTTCCTCACGTTCAGTTTTGAGGACACGATCAGTGCGTCGGGACCGAGTGCGTTCACCCGGGATGGCCAGTGGCTTTACGGGATCCTAAGCACGGACGAGGAGATTCCCCGTCTCGTGCGTTGGAGTCGGGATCACCTCAAGACCTGTGGTGACGACTGCACCCCAGAGTTGGTCTATCGCTCCTCAGCCGGTGCCCTTGGGGGTGCCTTGAGTGATCCAGAAACTGGTCTGCCCGTTGCCCTGAATGAGGTGGATCTGCGCCGCCGTCTTGTGGTGCTGGATCCTTCCATTCAGCAGGATGTCGATCAGCTGAAGCGGCTGGCAGGGACCAAGGACTTCAGCGTGGTGGATCAGGATCTGAACGATCGCCGCTGGCTTGTGGTGGTTGGCTCTGATGACCAGGGTCCGCAATATCTCCTTTGGGATCGGGACCGCCAACAGAGCCGGCGCTTGTTTTCAGTGCAGCCGCGGTTGGATGATTACGAGCTTCGTCCGATGGAGAGTCTGAATCTGCAGGCTCGGGATGGCAGGCGTTTGCCCAGCTATCTCACTCGCACGGCCCTGGGCGCTAATGACAGCCCTGGTCCTTTGGTGTTGCTTGTGCATGGAGGTCCCCAGGCCAGGGATTACTGGGGACTGAATCCGACGCATCAATTGCTGGCCAATCGTGGGTACCACGTGCTCAGCGTGAACTACCGAGGATCCACCGGTTTCGGCAAGGCTCATCTCCTCGCGGGTGAGGGCGAGTGGTACGCCCGCATGCAGGATGATTTGGTCGATGCCGTCCGCTGGGCTGTTGAGGAAGGCATCGCTGACCCTGATCGCATTGCCATCATGGGCGCCTCTTATGGCGGTTATGCGTCATTAGCAGGATTGACGCGGGACCCGGAACTCTTCGCGGCTGCGATTGCGGAGGTGGGGCCCTCCAATGTGCGCACCCTTCTGGAGTCAATTCCTCCCTACTGGGAGTCGGCCCGCGTCATCTTCGAACGCATGATTGGGGTGGGATCCGTTGATCTCGACGCCATTTCACCGATTCGCCATGTGGATCGGATTCAGCGCCCACTCCTGCTTGTTCATGGCGCCAACGACCCCAGGGTCAAGCTCAGCGAAAGCGAAACCATCGCTGAGGCGATGGTCGCTCGGCAATTGCCCGTTGATTTCGTGGTGTTCCCCGATGAAGGCCACGGCCTGTCCAACCCGCGCAATGCGCTGGCGCTGACCGCTCTGGTGGAAGCTTTTCTCAGTGAGCATCTTGGCGGTCGAGCACAGCCGTTCGGAGACGTGCTCGATCAGTCATCCATGCAATGGCGGCAACGTGCTCTCCAGCGCTCCGGATCCTGA
- the gshB gene encoding glutathione synthase: protein MRHLFVLDPLERINPAKDSTAALMQAASRASLEVWACTPADLIALGDEPLAMAAPVQPDPWVRIGERERLPLNTFKVIWMRKDPPVDEAYLYATHLLDVAERAGVCVLNRPSSLRSWNEKLGALRFSRWMAPTLVSGRVGELQAFAKDQGEIVLKPLGGRAGLGVIRVSSQAPGLGALLELVTEQERLPVMAQRFLASVSEGDKRILLVDGEPLGAINRRPAAGEFRSNLAVGGQPEVTELSERERQICAALAPALRAEGLFFVGIDVIGGMLSEINVTSPTGIREVERLMQQPLADQVIERLQQLG, encoded by the coding sequence ATGCGCCATCTGTTCGTGCTCGATCCGCTGGAGCGGATCAACCCCGCCAAGGATTCCACGGCGGCGCTGATGCAGGCGGCCTCGCGTGCCTCCTTGGAGGTCTGGGCCTGTACGCCTGCTGATCTCATCGCCCTCGGTGATGAGCCTCTGGCGATGGCGGCCCCGGTCCAGCCCGATCCTTGGGTGAGGATCGGGGAGCGCGAGCGGTTGCCGCTCAACACCTTCAAGGTGATCTGGATGCGAAAGGATCCGCCGGTGGATGAGGCCTACCTCTATGCCACCCATCTGCTGGATGTGGCGGAGCGAGCGGGTGTGTGTGTGCTGAACAGGCCGTCCTCCTTGCGCAGCTGGAATGAAAAGCTGGGCGCCCTGCGATTCAGCCGCTGGATGGCCCCGACCCTGGTTTCTGGCCGGGTTGGAGAACTGCAGGCCTTTGCCAAGGACCAAGGCGAAATCGTGCTCAAGCCTCTGGGCGGCAGGGCGGGTCTTGGGGTGATTCGGGTGTCATCGCAAGCTCCGGGGTTGGGAGCCCTGCTGGAATTGGTCACCGAGCAGGAACGGCTTCCCGTCATGGCGCAGCGTTTTCTTGCCTCGGTGTCCGAAGGCGATAAACGCATTCTTCTGGTGGATGGGGAGCCGTTGGGGGCCATCAATCGCCGCCCCGCGGCTGGGGAGTTCCGCAGCAATCTGGCCGTGGGAGGTCAGCCGGAGGTCACCGAACTCAGCGAACGGGAACGCCAGATCTGTGCGGCGCTGGCGCCTGCCCTGCGCGCCGAGGGGTTGTTCTTCGTCGGCATCGATGTGATCGGCGGAATGCTCAGTGAAATCAATGTCACCAGCCCCACCGGGATTCGAGAAGTGGAACGGCTGATGCAGCAACCCCTCGCTGATCAGGTGATCGAGCGGCTGCAACAACTGGGCTGA
- the grxC gene encoding glutaredoxin 3, which translates to MPSVEIYTWRTCPFCIRAKQLLDRKGVTYTEYSVDGDEPARDAMAARGNGRRSVPQIFIADQHIGGCDELHALERAGKLDALLS; encoded by the coding sequence ATGCCGAGCGTCGAGATCTACACCTGGCGCACCTGCCCGTTTTGTATCCGCGCCAAGCAGCTGTTGGATCGCAAGGGCGTCACCTATACCGAGTACTCCGTAGACGGTGATGAGCCGGCCCGCGATGCCATGGCTGCACGGGGGAATGGCCGCCGCAGTGTTCCCCAGATCTTCATCGCGGATCAGCACATCGGGGGATGCGACGAACTCCATGCTCTTGAAAGAGCCGGGAAACTTGACGCCCTGCTCTCCTAA
- a CDS encoding FUSC family protein, with product MAIHPPSARQIRNAIQVGFAGFLATGFFVIAGAEATRVDAFYVVYGVARSLLPTPEASLKAARARVVGTLFGGLVVMMLIKAVSNWLAVGIGYVLVKLLGRRLGLDQATLMNAVLMAVLLVAIPGYRDLGGLYVLYRTGWHLLGLMLGMAVERLFWFTPLLTRLQRSESELVGQLHDLLNQDPAQRATELISAYASHCSLRSIVLKSDQAAILGTPESQQRQEWLERAVRHGVARQRVPLPLASIDADGCRDALRQLESIGGVA from the coding sequence ATGGCGATCCACCCACCATCCGCGCGGCAGATCCGCAACGCAATTCAGGTGGGGTTCGCAGGCTTCCTCGCCACGGGTTTTTTCGTGATTGCAGGGGCAGAAGCCACCCGGGTCGATGCTTTCTATGTGGTGTATGGCGTAGCCCGCAGCCTTCTGCCCACCCCGGAAGCCTCGCTGAAGGCAGCACGGGCGAGGGTCGTGGGCACCCTGTTCGGTGGCCTCGTGGTGATGATGCTGATCAAAGCGGTGAGCAACTGGCTCGCCGTGGGCATCGGCTACGTGCTGGTGAAACTGCTGGGTCGGCGACTGGGGCTGGATCAAGCCACGTTGATGAACGCAGTGCTGATGGCGGTGCTACTGGTGGCGATCCCTGGTTATCGGGACCTGGGCGGCCTGTATGTGCTGTATCGGACCGGGTGGCATCTGCTTGGGTTGATGCTTGGAATGGCGGTTGAACGGCTGTTCTGGTTCACTCCCTTGCTGACGCGGCTGCAGCGCAGCGAATCAGAGCTAGTCGGCCAGCTGCACGATTTGCTGAATCAGGATCCGGCGCAACGGGCTACGGAGTTGATCAGTGCTTATGCATCCCACTGCAGCCTGCGCAGCATCGTGCTGAAGAGTGATCAGGCCGCCATACTCGGCACCCCTGAATCCCAGCAGCGGCAGGAATGGCTGGAACGGGCCGTGCGCCATGGCGTGGCCCGGCAGCGGGTCCCGCTGCCGTTGGCATCAATTGATGCGGACGGATGCCGGGATGCGCTGCGTCAGCTCGAATCCATTGGTGGGGTTGCATGA
- a CDS encoding FUSC family protein: MTATPQLALVLRNGVLLMLSLAAVDRIGLPEGLFLALAILVVLEADLGGGVIAGRERVIGTLMGLLAVVITAGITLVLPLPARVFSGLLLVRLFGFAAGLSSGFIVGGHVVAGSLLHHPDNWWYYAFWRTVMTILGVLIGVYISRHLYSQRSVSRWREQCRSWTGDLAHALLHLNNIPERELFFLNLRERRNALRRSLPQLIAEQSITRSRQDSVRWAQEVLQHCSTVMSSCRDLSTLLQCQTELTPALNESVHGLQRLGSERLKAIGQDLSMQNAAQNNEWSRLRLELKQAVEASLLHPTGTDLRSEDPELQQRRLLASRLLLLSDALEQMPCSPSGKGVAP; the protein is encoded by the coding sequence ATGACGGCGACGCCACAACTGGCCCTGGTGCTGCGCAACGGAGTGTTGCTGATGCTGTCCCTGGCAGCCGTGGACAGGATCGGCCTGCCCGAAGGCCTGTTTCTAGCCCTCGCCATCCTCGTTGTTCTCGAGGCGGATCTCGGTGGGGGGGTGATTGCAGGCCGAGAGCGGGTCATCGGAACACTGATGGGCTTGCTGGCCGTGGTGATCACCGCGGGGATCACCCTGGTGCTGCCGCTACCGGCAAGGGTGTTCAGCGGCCTGCTCTTGGTGCGCCTGTTTGGCTTCGCGGCTGGCTTGAGCAGTGGATTCATCGTGGGCGGCCATGTGGTGGCCGGCAGCCTGCTCCACCATCCCGACAACTGGTGGTATTACGCCTTCTGGCGCACGGTGATGACGATCCTCGGCGTTTTGATCGGCGTCTACATCTCGCGTCATTTGTACAGCCAACGGTCGGTGAGCCGTTGGCGAGAACAATGCCGGAGCTGGACCGGGGATCTGGCGCATGCCCTCCTCCACCTCAACAACATCCCCGAGCGGGAGCTCTTTTTTCTGAATCTTCGCGAGCGCCGCAATGCGTTGCGTCGCAGTCTCCCCCAGCTGATCGCCGAGCAATCCATCACCCGCAGCAGGCAGGACAGCGTGCGCTGGGCCCAGGAAGTCCTGCAGCACTGCAGCACCGTAATGAGCAGCTGCAGGGACCTCAGCACCCTGCTTCAGTGCCAAACCGAGCTCACTCCAGCCCTAAACGAATCCGTGCATGGGTTGCAGCGCCTAGGTAGCGAGCGCCTGAAAGCCATTGGACAGGACCTCTCCATGCAAAACGCCGCACAGAACAACGAATGGTCTCGCCTTCGCCTTGAGCTGAAACAGGCGGTGGAAGCGTCGTTGCTCCATCCGACTGGAACGGATCTCCGTTCCGAAGACCCTGAGCTCCAGCAAAGGCGCTTGCTGGCCAGCCGTCTGCTGCTGCTCAGCGATGCCCTCGAGCAGATGCCCTGTTCGCCCTCGGGCAAGGGTGTAGCTCCCTGA